The following are from one region of the Streptobacillus canis genome:
- a CDS encoding RNA-binding S4 domain-containing protein codes for MRLDKFLKVTRVVKRRTIANELCDSGNVSVNGDTKKALYSVKEGDKIDIKFYNRNFVVNVLKLPPESLRKEDIEMYIKIEEIK; via the coding sequence ATGAGACTAGATAAATTTTTAAAAGTTACTAGGGTTGTTAAGAGAAGAACTATAGCTAACGAATTATGTGATTCTGGTAATGTATCAGTAAATGGAGATACAAAAAAAGCTCTTTATTCTGTTAAAGAAGGAGATAAAATAGATATTAAATTCTATAACAGAAACTTTGTGGTTAACGTATTAAAATTACCACCTGAATCATTAAGAAAAGAAGATATAGAGATGTATATTAAAATAGAAGAAATTAAATAA
- a CDS encoding methylated-DNA--[protein]-cysteine S-methyltransferase, producing MYISYIENKVLGCIEIICDETHLIEININVNKKKKYIENNLSRKVKKQLLEYFNGDRKVFELPLKFEGTDFQKSVWNTLVKIPYGNTKSYKDIAKEINNEKSCRAVGGANNKNPIPIIIPCHRVINKNGSLGGYNGGEYIKRYLLELEKHEK from the coding sequence ATGTATATATCATATATAGAAAATAAAGTACTAGGCTGTATTGAAATAATCTGTGATGAAACTCATTTGATAGAAATAAATATTAATGTGAATAAAAAGAAAAAATATATTGAAAATAATCTATCTAGGAAAGTTAAAAAACAACTTTTAGAATACTTTAATGGGGATAGAAAAGTTTTTGAGCTCCCACTAAAATTTGAAGGAACTGATTTTCAAAAAAGTGTATGGAATACATTAGTAAAGATTCCATACGGTAATACTAAAAGCTATAAAGATATAGCTAAGGAAATAAATAATGAAAAGTCATGTAGAGCTGTTGGTGGAGCTAATAACAAGAACCCTATACCAATTATCATTCCTTGTCATAGAGTTATTAATAAAAATGGTAGTTTAGGTGGATATAACGGTGGGGAATATATAAAAAGATACTTATTAGAATTAGAAAAGCACGAGAAATAA
- the gyrB gene encoding DNA topoisomerase (ATP-hydrolyzing) subunit B, which translates to MSKKNYGGESITVLEGLDAVRVRPGMYIGTTSSRGLHHLVWEIVDNSIDEALAGVCDTITVKMLPDSEIEISDNGRGIPTEMHKSGKSTLEVVMTVLHAGGKFDNSNYQFSGGLHGVGVSVVNALSDRLEATVTRDGKVVRQIFSRGNAITEALEIGKAPAKAHGTTIKFKPDATIFETILFDYDILQRRLKELAYLNKGIKIVLIDARKPEKVKEETFHFEGGIVDFVTELVGDDKIIDEVIYMKDRVMLSEGEVDDEGNPIPDKYSEVEIALIYKNSQSTVEYSFVNNINTTDGGTHVSGLRSALTRTINDLAKEANSKNEFKGEDVREGLVYVLSLKFPEPQFESQTKSKLGSSEATSIVSGVVGNKLKMYLEDHPKDCKVIVDKIAISKQAREAAKRARDLVTKKNEFSLGGLPGKLADCQSKDPSASEIFIVEGDSAGGSAKQGRFKEFQAILPLRGKILNVEKSNEHKILENSEIKAMITAFGAGFGDKFDIEKLRYHKIIIMTDADVDGAHIRTLMLTFFYRYLRELINNGHVYIAQPPLYKITTKSGKKEQVKYAYSDEQLKSITRVLDEKLGQDNNGKNRYNVQRYKGLGEMNPDQLKETTMDPDIRTLLKVTLEDAQYADKMFSILMGDKVEPRREFIEEHANYVRNLDI; encoded by the coding sequence ATGTCGAAAAAAAATTATGGTGGAGAAAGCATCACGGTCTTAGAGGGATTAGATGCCGTAAGAGTAAGACCAGGGATGTATATAGGGACAACTTCTTCAAGAGGATTACATCATCTAGTATGGGAAATAGTAGATAATAGTATAGATGAGGCTCTTGCAGGAGTATGTGATACAATCACAGTTAAAATGCTTCCAGATTCAGAAATAGAGATTTCAGATAATGGTAGGGGAATACCTACAGAAATGCATAAATCAGGAAAATCAACACTAGAAGTAGTAATGACAGTACTTCATGCTGGAGGTAAATTTGATAATTCTAACTATCAATTCTCAGGAGGATTACATGGAGTTGGAGTTTCAGTAGTTAATGCTCTTTCAGATAGATTAGAAGCTACAGTTACAAGAGATGGTAAAGTTGTAAGACAAATATTCTCAAGAGGAAATGCAATTACAGAAGCTTTAGAAATTGGAAAAGCACCAGCTAAAGCACATGGAACTACAATTAAATTTAAACCAGATGCAACTATCTTTGAAACTATATTATTTGATTATGATATATTACAAAGAAGACTTAAAGAGTTAGCTTATCTAAACAAAGGAATAAAAATAGTATTAATAGATGCTAGAAAACCTGAAAAAGTTAAAGAAGAAACTTTCCACTTTGAGGGTGGTATAGTAGACTTCGTTACTGAACTTGTTGGTGATGATAAGATAATAGATGAAGTAATCTATATGAAAGATAGAGTGATGCTTTCAGAAGGTGAAGTAGATGATGAAGGTAACCCTATTCCTGATAAATATTCAGAAGTAGAAATAGCTTTAATATATAAGAACTCACAATCTACAGTAGAGTATTCATTTGTTAATAATATTAATACTACAGATGGAGGAACTCACGTTTCAGGATTAAGAAGTGCTTTAACTAGAACGATTAATGATTTAGCTAAAGAAGCTAATAGTAAGAATGAATTTAAAGGTGAGGATGTAAGGGAAGGATTAGTATATGTACTAAGTTTAAAATTCCCAGAACCACAATTTGAGTCACAAACTAAATCAAAACTTGGATCTTCTGAAGCTACAAGTATAGTATCAGGAGTAGTAGGAAATAAACTTAAAATGTATTTAGAAGATCATCCTAAAGATTGTAAGGTTATAGTTGATAAAATAGCTATATCTAAACAAGCAAGGGAAGCTGCTAAAAGAGCAAGAGATCTAGTTACTAAGAAAAATGAATTTAGTTTAGGGGGACTTCCTGGAAAACTTGCTGACTGTCAATCTAAAGACCCTTCAGCTTCAGAAATATTCATAGTCGAAGGAGATTCAGCGGGTGGATCAGCAAAACAAGGAAGATTTAAAGAATTCCAAGCAATACTTCCATTACGTGGAAAGATATTAAACGTTGAGAAATCAAATGAACATAAGATATTAGAAAATTCAGAAATTAAAGCTATGATTACAGCTTTTGGTGCTGGATTTGGAGATAAGTTTGATATAGAGAAATTAAGATATCATAAGATAATAATAATGACCGATGCCGATGTCGATGGTGCACATATTAGAACACTTATGCTTACATTCTTCTATAGATACTTAAGAGAATTAATCAATAATGGGCATGTATATATAGCTCAACCACCTTTATATAAAATTACAACTAAGAGTGGTAAAAAAGAACAAGTTAAATATGCATATTCTGATGAGCAGTTAAAATCTATAACTAGAGTACTTGATGAAAAATTAGGTCAAGATAACAATGGTAAGAATAGGTATAACGTGCAAAGATATAAAGGGTTAGGAGAAATGAATCCAGATCAGTTAAAAGAAACTACTATGGATCCAGATATCAGAACTTTATTAAAAGTTACACTTGAAGATGCACAATATGCAGATAAGATGTTCTCTATACTAATGGGAGATAAAGTAGAACCAAGAAGAGAGTTTATAGAAGAACATGCAAATTACGTAAGAAACTTAGATATATAG